Proteins encoded within one genomic window of Nitrospira sp.:
- a CDS encoding cytochrome c, translated as MTDAERVGAEIWFNATSGNARFFTYVYQQRLGVMIDWYRVLRSDSRDDRFYRWGLMNDPDCCTPGDPNCPAKSYDETYGFDYCPGDDELLKHVGKTGYRDPACDLKDVPLAKDDPHGPKDMRQSTCDLEFGTSTGALGLRKFPNPKFDKVKWLKINGGQLDSWDGYTAKVTPRKDREAPAKSHLIDGSIEPPYRIGMSCGACHIAFDPIRPPKDPAHPAWENLSGTVGNQYGRFAQILGSGMAANTIEYQIYGHSRPGAVDTSAIPNDQVNNAGTMNALINLARRPTFEEDIIKWRKTNQCPAGGNERTCWCEPGKDGKCWERGRKKEFVQHILKGGEDSIGALEAIQRVYFNIGSCSEEGWVNHLTDMRQLDPTMRGFGQSPFDIGQVRRDCPQFRAIEDRLGELAQFLFTGAPADLYQARGLKNNAALVEQLNKEFGKGAVEQGRAVFASKCASCHSSQSPPFENKDFRTVSTDPKDKGMRLDWLGNDKLIPVSEIGTNRSRSLHSNHMQGRVWEEYGSETLRAKPGDPQLKEPSDGGRGYYRNISLLSVWAYAPFMHNNAVGPEVCGGPVDEHYHSPYVDNAGTRLTSPPPCVLFDPSVEGRFTLYKASMKELLNPAQRIPKVTGFNSEVTIRLFPKLGDGKIDRFIDTAIRFPVGTPAARIGNFRHKELVGDLVMARVDFDKLKAKYVGRYGAEKGEQIAKTIQEKGTELLAKPGSLLEAGAELREVYSNSLAVIENDGHRFGEDLSDKDKNALTAFLATL; from the coding sequence CTGACGGATGCCGAGCGTGTCGGTGCTGAGATTTGGTTCAATGCCACGTCCGGCAACGCCCGGTTCTTTACCTATGTCTATCAACAGCGGCTCGGTGTCATGATCGATTGGTATCGGGTCTTGCGAAGTGACTCACGTGATGACCGCTTCTATCGATGGGGACTCATGAACGATCCGGACTGCTGTACGCCTGGCGATCCCAACTGTCCGGCAAAAAGTTATGATGAAACCTATGGGTTCGACTATTGTCCGGGTGACGACGAATTGCTCAAGCATGTCGGAAAGACCGGTTATCGCGATCCTGCCTGTGATCTGAAAGACGTCCCGCTCGCCAAGGATGATCCGCACGGGCCAAAAGATATGCGACAGTCAACCTGCGATCTTGAATTCGGGACCTCGACCGGCGCGCTGGGGCTTCGAAAATTCCCCAATCCAAAGTTCGATAAGGTGAAATGGCTGAAAATTAACGGTGGACAGCTCGATTCATGGGACGGCTATACCGCCAAGGTGACGCCGCGTAAGGACCGTGAAGCACCCGCCAAGAGTCATCTCATTGACGGCTCGATTGAACCCCCCTATCGCATCGGCATGTCCTGTGGTGCCTGCCATATTGCATTCGATCCTATTCGCCCTCCCAAAGATCCGGCCCACCCGGCATGGGAAAACCTCTCCGGAACAGTCGGCAATCAGTACGGTCGCTTTGCACAGATCTTGGGGTCCGGCATGGCAGCAAACACCATTGAGTACCAAATCTATGGGCATTCACGTCCTGGTGCCGTCGATACCTCAGCCATTCCAAACGATCAAGTCAATAACGCGGGCACAATGAACGCCCTGATCAACCTGGCCCGTCGTCCGACCTTTGAAGAGGACATTATTAAATGGCGTAAGACCAACCAGTGTCCGGCTGGAGGAAACGAGCGAACCTGTTGGTGCGAGCCGGGCAAGGACGGCAAGTGTTGGGAGCGAGGCCGGAAGAAGGAGTTCGTCCAGCATATCTTAAAAGGTGGAGAAGACAGCATCGGTGCCCTCGAAGCGATCCAGCGCGTCTATTTCAACATCGGCAGCTGCTCCGAGGAAGGATGGGTGAATCACCTCACCGACATGCGACAGCTCGATCCCACCATGCGCGGATTCGGCCAATCGCCATTCGACATCGGACAAGTCCGTCGGGACTGTCCGCAATTCCGGGCCATTGAGGATCGTTTGGGCGAACTCGCTCAGTTCTTGTTTACCGGAGCCCCAGCCGACCTCTACCAAGCCCGCGGCTTGAAGAACAACGCCGCACTCGTTGAGCAACTCAATAAAGAATTTGGGAAGGGCGCAGTTGAACAGGGCCGCGCGGTGTTTGCGAGCAAGTGTGCCTCCTGCCACTCCAGCCAAAGCCCGCCGTTCGAAAATAAAGATTTTCGAACCGTTTCCACCGACCCGAAAGACAAGGGCATGCGTCTCGATTGGCTCGGAAACGACAAGCTCATCCCTGTCAGCGAGATTGGCACGAACCGTTCGCGTTCCCTCCACTCAAATCATATGCAGGGTCGCGTTTGGGAAGAATACGGGTCAGAAACTTTGCGCGCAAAACCCGGAGACCCACAGCTCAAGGAGCCTTCTGACGGTGGACGGGGTTATTACCGAAACATCTCCTTGCTCAGTGTCTGGGCCTATGCCCCCTTCATGCACAACAACGCCGTCGGTCCGGAAGTCTGCGGCGGGCCTGTCGACGAGCACTACCATTCACCGTATGTCGATAACGCAGGAACGCGGCTCACTAGCCCTCCACCCTGCGTGCTGTTTGATCCGAGCGTCGAGGGACGATTCACGCTCTACAAAGCGTCAATGAAAGAGTTGCTGAATCCTGCTCAACGAATTCCAAAGGTGACCGGATTCAACTCGGAGGTGACCATTCGCCTGTTTCCAAAGCTGGGGGACGGCAAGATTGATCGGTTTATCGACACCGCCATTCGCTTTCCAGTCGGCACGCCGGCTGCCCGTATCGGGAACTTCCGTCACAAGGAGCTGGTGGGAGATCTCGTCATGGCACGAGTCGACTTTGATAAGCTGAAAGCCAAATATGTCGGCCGGTACGGCGCAGAGAAGGGTGAACAGATTGCCAAGACGATCCAAGAAAAGGGCACGGAGTTGCTGGCCAAGCCAGGGTCGCTCCTCGAAGCCGGAGCGGAGCTGCGGGAGGTCTACAGCAACAGTCTGGCCGTCATTGAAAATGATGGACACAGATTCGGCGAGGATCTCTCGGATAAAGACAAGAATGCACTGACCGCATTTCTTGCAACGCTCTGA
- a CDS encoding cytochrome c, producing the protein MGEPMTTEQRHCHWWKVIGLAALLLIITVGGLLAARFLVDEPVRYAEDEDHFKYGSLGGEREAGFPYWIWKALPRVCAAQLPEGQRSPGQEYTALGFIYEGEKPLPVGMSMRRHMGVDRVFLNCASCHASTVRETPASEPRIYTGMPAHRLNLMAFERFLFDCAKSAAFTPDLIVPAIQELGGELNLLDQFLVYPTAVHLMRARLVTLDQRLSFMLDKGPEREWGPGRVDTWAFGKALLNFRMDQAPDREHIGVADFPSIWLQEPRQGMQLHWDGNNTSVEERNRSAAFGTGATPPTLDRLAMKRLEDWLLRREPPAYPFPVDTNLAAKGAPIYKQYCSGCHGESGRNFGGESVGTVVPISEIKTDRHKLDSYTLELAVNQNLLYAGTNDPTERFSHFRKTNGYANMPLDGIWLRAPYLHNGSVPTLRDLLEPRSKRPTKFYRGYDVYDQQRVGFVSTVSEERGQQFFLFDTTDDKGRSQPGNGRDGHEGARYGTELSDAEKAALVEYLKTF; encoded by the coding sequence ATGGGTGAACCCATGACCACCGAACAACGACATTGTCATTGGTGGAAGGTGATCGGCCTCGCCGCCCTGCTTCTCATCATCACAGTCGGCGGCTTGCTGGCAGCCAGGTTTCTGGTGGATGAACCGGTCCGCTATGCCGAGGATGAAGATCACTTTAAGTACGGGTCGCTTGGTGGTGAACGGGAAGCCGGCTTTCCCTACTGGATCTGGAAAGCACTGCCTCGCGTCTGTGCGGCACAGTTGCCGGAAGGGCAACGCTCTCCAGGGCAGGAGTACACAGCGCTGGGGTTCATTTACGAAGGAGAAAAGCCGCTACCCGTCGGCATGTCGATGCGTCGACATATGGGAGTTGATCGTGTTTTTCTGAATTGTGCGAGTTGCCACGCCAGTACGGTGCGTGAAACGCCTGCCAGTGAGCCTCGAATCTATACCGGCATGCCGGCCCATCGGCTCAATCTCATGGCGTTCGAGCGATTCCTGTTTGACTGTGCCAAGAGTGCAGCCTTCACTCCCGATCTCATTGTTCCAGCGATCCAAGAATTAGGTGGTGAGCTAAATCTTCTTGATCAATTTCTTGTCTATCCCACGGCCGTACATCTCATGAGGGCCAGACTCGTCACGCTGGATCAGCGGCTGTCGTTCATGCTCGACAAGGGACCGGAACGTGAGTGGGGACCAGGCCGGGTCGATACCTGGGCATTTGGCAAGGCCCTCTTGAACTTTAGGATGGACCAGGCCCCGGATCGCGAACACATCGGGGTTGCAGATTTCCCGTCAATTTGGCTGCAGGAGCCCCGCCAAGGCATGCAGCTCCATTGGGATGGGAATAACACCAGCGTTGAAGAACGCAACCGGAGCGCGGCGTTCGGGACGGGCGCCACGCCTCCGACGCTCGATCGCCTGGCCATGAAGCGTCTGGAAGACTGGTTGCTCAGGCGCGAGCCGCCGGCCTATCCCTTTCCCGTTGATACAAACCTCGCTGCCAAGGGTGCACCGATCTACAAGCAGTATTGCTCCGGCTGTCATGGCGAGAGCGGGAGAAATTTCGGCGGCGAGTCGGTGGGCACAGTCGTCCCAATCAGTGAGATCAAGACCGATCGCCACAAGCTCGATTCCTATACGCTTGAGCTCGCCGTCAATCAGAACCTCCTGTATGCGGGTACCAACGATCCGACCGAACGCTTCTCGCATTTCCGCAAAACGAACGGCTACGCAAACATGCCATTGGACGGCATTTGGCTACGCGCCCCATACCTGCACAACGGATCAGTTCCGACATTGAGAGATCTCTTAGAGCCTCGCAGTAAACGGCCCACGAAATTCTACCGTGGATACGATGTCTACGATCAACAGCGGGTGGGATTCGTCTCGACGGTGAGCGAAGAGCGAGGTCAGCAGTTTTTTCTGTTCGACACAACCGATGACAAGGGGCGTTCGCAACCGGGGAATGGCCGCGATGGACATGAAGGGGCTCGGTACGGGACCGAGCTTTCTGACGCAGAGAAAGCCGCTCTCGTTGAATACCTCAAGACGTTCTAA
- a CDS encoding M48 family metallopeptidase encodes MKYGSILGLASATMFLFMTACDQLPIAGGGIAGLSTAGQSTLNSPVLLDKLGKIFYADATNGREKYTAEASKEDKKVTDQMTGIFDLLIDAAKHNQKYGAVANEMAWQLTTIKDKAIINAKAVPGGGIIIYDGVFKPAQNEAGLAALLGHEMVHVLARHGLKRLAGSAATAAATIGPLIASGVTLGNMDPEVIGPVAGALGVGAAYGVHQQWEQLQEHDADCDGLLLAAEAGYNPEEINTFWGNMAKLTEEQKKTIQFLADHPMNDDRLAHIKKECLPNAGTAYNNRVQKLQATGQKKPNSIEPLPGVAG; translated from the coding sequence ATGAAGTATGGATCGATCCTAGGGCTTGCAAGTGCGACTATGTTCCTCTTCATGACTGCCTGTGATCAGCTCCCCATTGCAGGAGGCGGGATAGCGGGCTTGTCCACGGCTGGGCAATCCACCCTTAACTCTCCCGTATTGCTGGACAAGCTTGGAAAGATTTTCTACGCCGACGCAACGAATGGGCGGGAAAAGTATACGGCGGAAGCTAGCAAGGAAGATAAAAAAGTGACAGATCAAATGACTGGCATTTTTGACCTGTTGATCGATGCTGCAAAGCACAACCAAAAATACGGCGCAGTCGCTAATGAAATGGCTTGGCAGCTCACTACCATAAAAGACAAAGCAATAATCAATGCCAAAGCAGTTCCCGGCGGTGGAATCATAATTTATGACGGAGTATTCAAGCCCGCACAAAACGAAGCTGGATTGGCTGCCCTACTGGGACATGAAATGGTCCATGTGCTCGCTCGGCATGGACTCAAACGACTCGCTGGTTCTGCGGCTACAGCGGCCGCGACTATAGGGCCCCTGATCGCGTCGGGCGTAACACTAGGCAACATGGATCCCGAAGTTATCGGGCCAGTGGCTGGTGCGTTGGGAGTCGGGGCCGCCTACGGAGTGCATCAGCAATGGGAGCAATTGCAGGAACATGATGCCGACTGTGATGGCCTGTTATTGGCCGCCGAAGCTGGGTACAATCCAGAAGAGATCAATACGTTTTGGGGAAACATGGCGAAACTAACAGAAGAGCAAAAAAAGACGATCCAGTTCCTGGCCGATCACCCTATGAACGACGATCGTCTTGCCCATATCAAAAAGGAGTGCCTGCCTAACGCCGGGACAGCGTATAACAATCGGGTTCAAAAACTACAGGCAACGGGCCAGAAAAAGCCGAATTCTATTGAGCCATTACCAGGCGTTGCAGGATGA
- a CDS encoding TIR domain-containing protein, protein MTDDSLDNERNKPQDHDGGIVSYFISYARVDRKHAQKIQEGVEKSSPSVRVWIDERDIEPGDAVAPEIQKAISMCSAMLFLVSRDSVMSSYCRSEIAVARNNKKPIIPLRLCSEVDLPARELPFQIQDTHYIDCWTDFEGGLKKLCVYLARKRGERLPPSMTIEPVDVTTPASPGTTGLIVINEPRLQASADFVGCREQQQKIKDFISNEDSAVLWIWGRAGSGKTALAHHALDQIQCGIRTSPECQVPIHAIAYLNQQDHSESGWLNVFDKIRSSMPTAPRLHSQEKYLASAIADVLSGLTDRRVVVLIDHLDKLIDLEARSLTDPNLRDALRTILSATTHKLKVIVTSSWVLHLDLPPDQKVRKLNLKEGLPELEAMQLLRKLDRDGTVGLRDANDTIVKELCLRMQGNPRAIETLYMILEEDLSISPLDILQDETRFLPEAVLNVLIGESYACLDDRSKIVMQVLSASETAVTTAAVVSVCQRYHPDIDVEQVLNRLVNMQLIEKDNGCYSLRKADRRYIVSQLADGVSLAVDSPEGVHLDRFILSAQHADYIRQVDSADSTAEAKSLALEFTHCYTKRDYVAAVGVLQRLESHLFGNRRYQELAQRYEQLVDKLEDRQLVRRILDKLARIYHRLGDLERAVAYYEKGLECVREARDDLSGECHYLAVLAICKQESGDLVGATLYCRAALELAHAIEGDAKEALIWNTIGEVFAALGQASAAMSASEHARELARDNHQRDFEVGALVNLGQHYDALGDGERAEEECIRACRMAQSIGFQLGESAAWRNLGSLNIGRRRYALAAKDLTKAMKLAEITQSVRLQHTTCIELATALLLDDELGEAKTIVEVALRYDTLLFSPEAHALNGVIRQRQGNTIEAITFFDTALEQAEEVLRRTPRYYRVLDAMGLSYSGLALLKPDQYLDLAVEAYEAARLVTHEPGIVRRRLLLFDALAKIDSERKLTLVRNAIAPE, encoded by the coding sequence ATGACTGATGACTCTCTCGATAACGAACGCAACAAGCCTCAGGACCACGATGGTGGAATAGTCAGCTACTTTATCAGCTACGCTCGTGTTGATCGCAAGCACGCTCAGAAGATTCAGGAAGGAGTTGAGAAGAGTTCCCCGAGCGTTCGCGTGTGGATCGATGAACGCGACATAGAACCGGGGGATGCTGTTGCGCCCGAGATTCAAAAGGCAATCAGCATGTGCAGCGCCATGCTCTTTCTCGTCAGCAGAGACAGTGTCATGAGTTCCTACTGTCGCAGTGAAATAGCCGTCGCTCGCAACAATAAGAAACCGATTATTCCTCTGCGCCTTTGTTCAGAGGTCGACCTTCCAGCAAGGGAACTTCCGTTTCAAATTCAGGATACTCACTACATCGACTGCTGGACCGATTTCGAAGGTGGCCTGAAAAAACTTTGCGTCTATCTGGCACGAAAGCGGGGAGAACGTCTCCCGCCTTCTATGACGATTGAGCCCGTCGATGTCACTACGCCTGCATCTCCTGGCACAACTGGGCTGATCGTGATCAATGAACCTCGGCTTCAAGCATCAGCCGACTTTGTAGGATGCCGCGAACAGCAACAAAAGATCAAAGACTTCATTTCCAATGAAGACAGTGCGGTACTCTGGATTTGGGGCAGGGCAGGATCAGGGAAGACAGCGCTTGCCCACCATGCTCTTGACCAAATTCAGTGTGGAATCCGGACTAGTCCAGAGTGCCAGGTTCCCATCCATGCCATTGCCTATCTCAACCAGCAAGACCATTCCGAATCGGGTTGGCTTAATGTGTTTGATAAAATCCGTAGCTCAATGCCCACTGCACCTCGTCTGCACTCTCAGGAGAAGTATCTCGCTTCCGCGATTGCGGATGTACTCTCTGGCTTAACGGATCGTCGCGTGGTGGTCCTGATTGACCATCTCGACAAGTTGATTGATTTGGAGGCCAGAAGTCTGACCGATCCAAACCTGCGCGATGCCTTACGGACTATTCTCAGCGCCACAACTCATAAACTGAAAGTGATTGTGACCTCCTCCTGGGTGCTACACCTTGATTTACCACCGGATCAGAAGGTGCGGAAGCTAAACCTCAAGGAAGGTCTTCCAGAATTGGAAGCGATGCAATTACTCCGGAAGTTAGATCGTGATGGGACTGTTGGTCTGCGAGACGCCAACGACACGATCGTGAAGGAACTTTGCCTGCGCATGCAAGGCAACCCTCGAGCGATCGAGACCCTATACATGATACTTGAAGAAGATCTCTCCATTTCTCCACTCGACATTCTGCAAGATGAAACTCGCTTTCTTCCAGAAGCCGTCTTGAATGTACTCATCGGAGAAAGCTACGCCTGTCTTGATGATAGGTCGAAGATCGTGATGCAGGTGTTGTCGGCATCAGAAACTGCGGTCACCACTGCCGCTGTAGTCTCGGTATGCCAGCGTTACCATCCGGACATCGATGTTGAACAGGTCCTGAATCGGCTGGTGAATATGCAGCTCATCGAAAAAGATAACGGCTGCTACTCTCTACGAAAGGCGGATCGACGATATATCGTTTCTCAACTCGCAGATGGTGTCTCCTTAGCCGTGGACAGCCCTGAAGGTGTTCACCTCGACCGATTCATATTGAGTGCGCAGCATGCTGATTACATTCGACAAGTGGACTCTGCCGACTCCACAGCGGAAGCCAAATCGCTCGCTCTTGAATTTACTCATTGCTACACAAAAAGAGACTATGTAGCCGCGGTCGGCGTTCTGCAACGGCTTGAGTCCCATCTGTTTGGGAATAGGCGTTACCAGGAGCTGGCACAACGCTATGAACAACTAGTCGACAAACTTGAAGACCGTCAACTGGTCCGCCGCATACTTGATAAGCTCGCGCGGATCTACCACCGACTCGGAGATCTTGAGCGTGCAGTCGCCTACTATGAGAAAGGGTTGGAGTGTGTCCGAGAGGCGCGCGATGATTTGAGCGGGGAATGCCACTACCTTGCGGTTCTTGCCATTTGCAAACAAGAATCGGGAGATCTTGTTGGAGCCACGCTCTACTGTAGGGCAGCCCTCGAATTAGCGCACGCGATTGAAGGTGATGCGAAAGAAGCTCTTATCTGGAACACCATCGGTGAAGTGTTTGCTGCTTTGGGCCAGGCTAGCGCTGCGATGTCAGCCAGCGAACACGCGCGGGAGCTTGCGCGCGACAACCACCAGCGGGATTTCGAAGTCGGTGCGCTGGTGAACCTTGGTCAGCATTATGACGCATTGGGTGATGGCGAGCGAGCGGAAGAGGAGTGTATCCGAGCTTGCCGGATGGCCCAATCGATAGGATTCCAACTTGGCGAATCCGCTGCGTGGCGAAACCTGGGAAGTCTCAATATCGGCAGGCGCAGATACGCCCTCGCTGCTAAAGATCTCACCAAGGCTATGAAACTGGCAGAGATTACTCAGAGCGTTCGACTGCAGCATACGACCTGTATTGAGCTGGCCACGGCGTTACTCCTGGACGACGAGTTGGGTGAGGCCAAGACCATTGTCGAGGTGGCATTGCGCTATGACACCTTGCTCTTCAGCCCAGAAGCGCACGCGCTCAACGGAGTCATTAGACAACGACAGGGCAATACGATTGAAGCAATCACATTCTTTGATACTGCACTGGAGCAAGCTGAAGAGGTTCTCAGACGAACGCCTCGATACTACCGCGTGCTTGACGCGATGGGGTTGAGCTATAGCGGACTCGCACTTCTAAAGCCCGACCAATATCTTGACCTCGCGGTCGAAGCCTACGAGGCAGCCCGTCTGGTCACTCATGAACCGGGCATTGTCCGCCGCAGGCTTCTTCTCTTTGACGCACTGGCGAAGATTGACTCGGAAAGAAAACTCACATTGGTTCGAAATGCGATCGCTCCAGAATAG
- a CDS encoding GTP-binding protein, with protein MSCRVCRTSWNGRNSRFQSLTAATGVVSDRHQRCWIEGGHTVTDSLSIKICVLGASAVGKTSLVRRFTYDKFEEGYTTTLGGRMYDTCITCDDKLVKLNIWDLQGKDDPGLQYSTLDLGGADGHMLVADVTRPDTLNGVKDLLPEDSKKEEIPFVLLINKQDVFPSPAVTNRALEIFGEGTNIFETSAKTGEGVNEAFECLAKQILARDDDATAINLKNYEERTSGGPSDSPEASTLSQEEHTLFDDLFRALDSLVLERFPGEHTFRSIHEVPEWAHDLITPVLDQQSLGLWVVRSHFLKDYVSHATSWWDQYESGEFTAKLGEEVGPSKVRLDLEATAIAIGHQKLLVIKRGALSRRAYIQMMQEKRHSLHPLLSKS; from the coding sequence ATCAGTTGCAGAGTCTGTAGAACGTCTTGGAACGGACGAAATTCAAGGTTCCAATCCCTTACGGCAGCGACGGGTGTCGTTTCAGATCGCCATCAAAGATGCTGGATCGAGGGGGGCCATACCGTGACAGATTCTCTGAGTATAAAAATCTGCGTGCTGGGAGCCAGCGCTGTCGGGAAGACTTCCCTCGTGAGACGATTCACATACGACAAGTTTGAGGAAGGCTACACAACCACGCTCGGCGGCCGCATGTATGACACGTGCATCACCTGCGATGACAAACTAGTTAAGTTGAATATCTGGGATCTCCAAGGGAAGGACGATCCAGGATTGCAATACTCTACTTTGGACCTTGGTGGAGCAGATGGGCATATGTTGGTGGCGGATGTCACACGTCCCGACACACTCAACGGTGTAAAAGATCTCCTGCCTGAGGATTCGAAGAAAGAAGAAATTCCATTTGTGCTCCTGATCAACAAGCAGGACGTCTTTCCCTCTCCCGCAGTAACCAACCGTGCCCTTGAAATCTTTGGTGAGGGGACCAACATTTTTGAAACCAGTGCCAAGACTGGCGAGGGAGTGAATGAGGCGTTCGAGTGCCTAGCAAAACAGATACTCGCGAGGGACGATGATGCTACGGCGATCAATTTAAAAAATTATGAAGAGCGAACCAGCGGCGGTCCCTCTGACTCACCAGAGGCATCGACTCTTTCTCAAGAAGAACATACCCTGTTCGACGATTTGTTCAGAGCATTGGATAGTTTGGTGCTTGAGCGATTCCCAGGGGAGCATACCTTTCGGTCGATCCATGAGGTGCCTGAATGGGCTCACGATTTGATAACCCCGGTGCTTGATCAGCAGAGTCTTGGTCTCTGGGTTGTACGATCGCACTTTCTGAAAGATTATGTGTCACACGCGACATCATGGTGGGACCAGTATGAGAGTGGGGAATTCACTGCAAAGCTGGGGGAAGAGGTTGGGCCGTCTAAGGTTCGTCTCGATCTCGAAGCCACAGCCATTGCGATCGGTCACCAGAAATTGCTGGTGATCAAGAGAGGTGCGCTCAGCCGCAGGGCCTATATCCAAATGATGCAAGAAAAGCGGCATAGTCTCCACCCGCTACTCTCAAAATCTTGA